The following proteins are co-located in the Acidicapsa acidisoli genome:
- the asnS gene encoding asparagine--tRNA ligase: protein MSEITSTAPICTIAEIGRHEGQSVTLRGWLYNLRESGKLLFPIFRDGTGTIQGVAHKAGVAPEVFEALKGLTQESSVIVTGKVRADQRAHGGFELDVEQIQVVQRVPEDDPYPITPKEHGVEFLMERRHLWVRSSRQVAILRIRAEIMRAAAEYFDSNGFTRTDPPILTPAACEGTSTLFPVDYFGEEAFLTQSGQLYIESTALALGKVYSFGPTFRAEKSKTRRHLTEFWMIEPEVAYCDLDGLLELAENFLSHIVQSVVKNRAPELQVIGRDIAKLEVIRAPFPRLRYDEAVAMLNQAHKDGHLENPFEYGNDFGSPDETWLSSQFDRPVMVHRYPANVKAFYMQPDPVDPTFAMCVDVLAPEGYGEIIGGSQRVDSYDLLKSRIEEHKLPLEAFQWYLDLRRYGSVPHSGFGMGIERAVAWICGLDHVRETIPFARTLNRMFP from the coding sequence ATGTCCGAAATCACCTCAACTGCTCCCATCTGCACCATCGCCGAAATCGGCCGCCACGAAGGCCAATCCGTCACCTTGCGCGGCTGGCTCTACAACCTGCGCGAGAGCGGCAAGCTGCTCTTTCCCATCTTTCGCGACGGCACCGGCACCATCCAGGGAGTGGCCCACAAGGCCGGCGTCGCGCCGGAGGTCTTTGAAGCGCTTAAGGGCTTGACCCAGGAGTCGAGCGTCATCGTCACCGGTAAAGTCCGTGCCGACCAGCGCGCCCACGGCGGCTTTGAGCTGGATGTCGAACAGATTCAGGTGGTGCAGCGCGTGCCCGAGGACGATCCGTACCCGATCACACCCAAGGAGCATGGCGTCGAATTTCTGATGGAGCGGCGGCATCTCTGGGTGCGTTCCTCGCGGCAGGTGGCCATCCTGCGCATCCGCGCCGAAATCATGCGCGCCGCAGCGGAGTACTTCGATTCGAACGGATTCACGCGCACCGATCCGCCCATTCTGACCCCGGCAGCCTGCGAAGGCACTTCGACGCTCTTCCCGGTCGATTACTTCGGCGAAGAGGCATTCCTGACGCAATCCGGCCAGCTCTACATCGAGTCAACGGCGCTGGCGCTGGGCAAGGTCTATAGCTTCGGGCCCACCTTCCGCGCCGAGAAATCCAAGACCCGCCGCCACTTGACCGAGTTCTGGATGATCGAGCCGGAGGTCGCCTACTGCGATCTCGACGGCCTGCTGGAACTGGCGGAAAACTTCCTCAGCCACATTGTCCAAAGCGTGGTGAAAAATCGCGCGCCGGAGCTGCAGGTAATTGGCCGCGACATCGCTAAGCTGGAGGTGATCCGGGCTCCGTTCCCGCGCCTGCGCTACGACGAAGCCGTGGCCATGCTCAACCAGGCGCACAAGGACGGCCATCTGGAGAATCCCTTCGAGTACGGCAACGACTTCGGCTCGCCGGATGAGACGTGGCTGAGCAGCCAGTTCGACCGCCCTGTGATGGTGCATCGCTACCCGGCCAATGTGAAGGCCTTTTACATGCAGCCCGACCCGGTCGACCCCACCTTTGCAATGTGCGTGGACGTGCTTGCTCCCGAAGGCTACGGCGAAATCATCGGCGGATCGCAGCGCGTGGACAGCTATGACCTGCTTAAGAGCCGCATCGAAGAGCACAAGCTGCCGCTCGAAGCCTTCCAGTGGTATCTGGACCTGCGCCGCTACGGGAGCGTGCCGCACAGCGGCTTCGGCATGGGCATCGAACGCGCCGTAGCGTGGATCTGCGGGCTGGATCACGTGCGCGAGACAATTCCGTTCGCGCGCACGCTGAACCGGATGTTCCCGTAA
- a CDS encoding amidase, translated as MPSSRREFLTYGSAGLLGAAIQAKAQASAAPEQKPDQTPNQTPGAPTAFGTAPPVGPEVTTATFAEAEKLVQFEMTPADRATAASNWRMQMAPLYERRTGPRKLALESSLAPATQWNPSLPDVPKALASGNAFVRSEDNHAPLPDSEEEIAFAPVWQLSRWIESRKLTSTRLTEIYIHRLERFDPKLHCVITLTREHALAQARQADTEIAAGKYRGPLHGIPWGAKDLLDTAGIPTTYGAEPYRNRVPERDSAVVARLNAAGAVLVAKLSLGALALNDIWFGGQTMNPWLLEEGASGSSAGPGAAVAAGLVGFAIGSETGGSIVSPSMRCGVTGLRPTYGRVARTGAMTLCWSLDKLGPMTRSVEDAILVLNAISGPDAGDVASVPSELAFNAGANVKGLRVGYFPGWMKEAPATDVDRAALETIKKLGMVPVEVAIPDWPYDSLNLILFAEGAAAFEELTLSGQLAELKAQVPDAWPNCFRQARFLSAVDFVQADRLRRKVAQEMARVFSEVDLLLVPSLRDEMLVITNNTGHPSLTFRAGFVEVSEARSDWAPDPNHPLPKFDPPRRVPHGVTLVGRLFDEGTLAQAGVALEAAFRVVGEHPSGF; from the coding sequence ATGCCATCTTCGCGTAGAGAGTTCCTCACTTACGGCTCCGCCGGCCTGCTCGGCGCGGCCATTCAGGCCAAGGCCCAGGCTTCGGCCGCTCCCGAACAGAAGCCGGACCAGACGCCAAACCAGACGCCGGGCGCGCCGACTGCTTTCGGTACAGCTCCTCCGGTTGGGCCTGAGGTAACGACCGCGACATTTGCCGAGGCTGAAAAGCTGGTCCAATTCGAGATGACTCCCGCCGACCGCGCGACTGCGGCCAGCAACTGGCGCATGCAGATGGCTCCGTTGTACGAGCGCCGCACCGGTCCACGCAAACTGGCGCTGGAATCATCGCTCGCGCCCGCGACGCAGTGGAATCCCAGTTTGCCGGATGTTCCGAAGGCTCTGGCAAGCGGAAATGCGTTCGTCCGTAGCGAAGACAATCACGCGCCGCTGCCCGATAGCGAAGAAGAGATCGCTTTCGCGCCGGTCTGGCAGCTTTCGCGTTGGATAGAGAGCCGCAAGCTCACCTCGACGCGGCTTACGGAGATTTACATTCACCGGCTGGAGCGCTTCGATCCGAAACTCCATTGCGTCATCACGCTTACACGCGAACATGCGCTGGCGCAGGCCCGACAGGCCGACACGGAGATCGCCGCAGGCAAATATCGCGGACCATTGCATGGCATTCCGTGGGGCGCGAAGGATCTGCTGGATACCGCGGGCATCCCGACGACCTACGGTGCGGAGCCGTACCGCAATCGCGTCCCGGAGCGTGATTCCGCCGTGGTTGCACGCCTTAATGCCGCAGGCGCGGTGCTGGTGGCCAAGCTCAGCCTTGGCGCGCTCGCGCTCAACGACATCTGGTTTGGCGGGCAGACGATGAATCCGTGGCTGCTCGAAGAGGGTGCTTCGGGTTCGAGCGCCGGACCGGGCGCGGCTGTGGCTGCGGGACTGGTTGGCTTTGCGATTGGGAGCGAAACCGGCGGCAGCATCGTGAGCCCATCGATGCGCTGCGGCGTGACCGGTCTGCGCCCGACCTACGGCCGCGTGGCCCGCACAGGCGCAATGACGCTTTGCTGGTCGCTGGATAAGCTCGGCCCCATGACGCGCAGCGTGGAAGATGCAATCCTCGTGCTCAACGCCATCTCCGGCCCTGACGCTGGCGACGTGGCCAGTGTGCCGAGCGAGCTTGCATTCAATGCGGGCGCGAATGTCAAAGGCCTGCGGGTCGGATATTTTCCCGGCTGGATGAAAGAGGCTCCGGCGACTGACGTTGATCGCGCCGCGCTTGAGACCATAAAGAAGCTCGGTATGGTCCCTGTCGAGGTCGCAATTCCCGACTGGCCCTACGATTCGCTGAACCTGATCCTCTTTGCCGAGGGTGCTGCGGCCTTTGAAGAACTTACCCTGAGCGGCCAACTCGCCGAACTGAAAGCGCAGGTTCCCGATGCCTGGCCCAACTGCTTCCGGCAGGCGCGATTCCTTTCGGCGGTCGACTTCGTGCAGGCCGACCGGCTCCGCCGCAAGGTCGCGCAGGAGATGGCGCGGGTGTTCTCAGAGGTTGACCTGCTGCTCGTGCCGTCCCTGCGCGACGAGATGCTGGTGATCACCAATAACACCGGGCATCCTTCGCTGACTTTCCGTGCCGGGTTCGTCGAAGTCTCGGAGGCTCGCAGCGACTGGGCGCCTGATCCGAACCATCCGCTGCCGAAGTTCGATCCGCCACGCCGTGTGCCGCATGGCGTCACGCTGGTTGGGCGGCTATTTGATGAAGGGACACTGGCGCAGGCTGGGGTGGCGCTGGAAGCCGCATTCCGCGTTGTGGGAGAGCATCCGTCTGGGTTCTAA
- the frr gene encoding ribosome recycling factor produces the protein MAVSFMAGNPVLKEVHSDLKRRMDKAVTDFQTHLVSLRTGRASVQLLDQVRVDYYGTPTPLTQIAQVTTPEANLILVQPWDAGLVKEIEKALRAPEHGFNPQSDGRILRVPIPPMTEERRRGVVKQLNQELEDHKTALRNVRRDGNDHLKKLAKDKKVSEDEEKRAQEEVQTMLNDEIRKLEEAARKKEIDIMQI, from the coding sequence ATGGCAGTTTCGTTTATGGCAGGCAATCCGGTGCTCAAGGAAGTGCATTCGGATCTGAAGCGGCGGATGGACAAGGCAGTCACAGATTTCCAGACGCATCTGGTTTCGCTCCGAACCGGGCGGGCCAGCGTGCAGCTCCTGGATCAGGTGCGGGTCGACTACTACGGCACGCCTACGCCGCTAACGCAGATCGCGCAGGTTACGACTCCCGAGGCGAACCTGATCCTGGTGCAGCCCTGGGATGCGGGGCTGGTGAAGGAGATCGAAAAGGCGCTGCGAGCGCCTGAGCATGGCTTCAATCCGCAGAGTGATGGTCGGATACTGCGCGTGCCGATTCCGCCCATGACCGAAGAGCGCAGGCGGGGCGTGGTCAAGCAGCTCAACCAGGAGCTCGAAGATCACAAGACTGCTCTGCGCAATGTTCGCCGCGACGGCAATGATCACCTCAAGAAGCTCGCCAAGGACAAGAAAGTCAGCGAAGACGAGGAAAAGCGGGCGCAGGAAGAAGTGCAGACGATGCTGAATGACGAGATTCGCAAGCTGGAAGAAGCAGCCCGCAAGAAGGAAATCGACATCATGCAGATCTGA
- the lipA gene encoding lipoyl synthase, with protein sequence MELIQIEPVRKAPTPKPEWLKARAPVGENYHDLKRLARSLNLHTVCESAHCPNIGECWQHKTATFMMLGNLCTRRCGFCAVPKGRPEPIDYDEPRRVAEAVAILGLQHAVITSVNRDDDLVGGARAFAMVIDEIRRQAPGCQVEVLIPDFQGNPEAIRVVVDARPEVLNHNTESVPRLYRVVRSGARYERTLRLLEYAKELNPSGITKSGVMVGLGEETSELLEVFRDLAAVHCDILTIGQYLRPSKDHLPMARLYTPKEFADLKTEALKMGFRHVESGPLVRSSYHAHEQAASTGLRVLA encoded by the coding sequence ATGGAACTCATTCAGATCGAACCGGTCCGCAAGGCTCCCACGCCGAAACCCGAGTGGCTCAAGGCGCGCGCGCCCGTCGGCGAGAACTACCACGACTTGAAGCGGCTGGCCCGTTCGCTCAACCTGCACACCGTCTGCGAGAGCGCGCATTGCCCTAACATCGGCGAGTGCTGGCAGCACAAAACGGCCACCTTCATGATGCTCGGCAACCTGTGCACGCGGCGCTGCGGCTTTTGCGCTGTGCCCAAGGGACGGCCTGAGCCAATCGATTATGACGAGCCGCGCCGCGTGGCGGAGGCTGTCGCCATTCTTGGTCTGCAGCACGCGGTCATTACCAGCGTGAATCGCGATGATGATCTGGTGGGCGGGGCGCGGGCGTTTGCTATGGTGATCGACGAGATTCGCCGCCAGGCTCCTGGGTGCCAGGTCGAGGTGCTAATCCCGGATTTTCAGGGCAATCCCGAGGCGATTCGCGTGGTGGTCGACGCCAGGCCGGAAGTCTTGAATCACAACACTGAATCGGTGCCACGACTCTACCGTGTCGTGCGCTCCGGTGCTCGCTATGAACGGACGCTACGCCTGCTGGAATACGCCAAGGAGCTAAATCCGAGCGGCATCACCAAGTCCGGGGTCATGGTGGGTCTCGGCGAAGAAACCAGCGAACTGCTGGAGGTTTTCCGCGATCTGGCTGCGGTGCACTGCGACATTTTGACGATCGGGCAGTATCTGCGGCCGTCGAAGGATCACCTCCCCATGGCGCGGCTTTACACGCCGAAGGAGTTCGCCGATCTCAAGACTGAGGCGCTGAAGATGGGCTTCCGCCACGTTGAGTCGGGTCCGCTTGTGCGGTCGAGCTACCACGCGCATGAGCAGGCAGCATCGACCGGGCTGCGAGTGCTGGCGTAG
- a CDS encoding oxygenase MpaB family protein, with amino-acid sequence MEADYQPVSRTDAECLWASVRERASDPHAGIFGPSSISWKVNRESALFLGAGRAALLQLAHPWVAAALDQHSNLRNDPLARFHNTFRVVFTMIFGTLEQALAASRYLYQIHTRIQGAIPETVATYPKDSRYEANEANALLWVYATLVESALVAYECVLPPLSPGEREAYYSESKTLAALFGIPSHVLPATWLNFEAYSRGTIESAGLGVNDLSREMAHRVLQSKGTWVPVPGWYRALTTAWLPERLQEEFGLAFCRRERDAAAGARLWLPRIYGRLPATVRFTGPYLEAMSRVSGRGVGALTRTSNRFWMGQPRMMFAERGLGDAVELPQPLQ; translated from the coding sequence ATGGAAGCTGATTATCAGCCCGTCTCGCGAACCGATGCCGAGTGTCTCTGGGCATCGGTTCGCGAGCGTGCTTCCGATCCTCACGCGGGTATCTTCGGGCCGTCCTCGATCAGCTGGAAGGTGAATCGAGAGTCTGCCCTGTTCCTGGGCGCGGGGCGGGCGGCGCTGCTGCAATTGGCGCATCCCTGGGTCGCGGCTGCGCTCGATCAGCACTCCAATCTCAGAAACGATCCGCTGGCCCGCTTTCATAACACTTTTCGCGTCGTCTTCACTATGATCTTTGGCACGCTGGAGCAGGCTCTGGCTGCTTCGCGGTACTTGTATCAAATTCATACGCGGATTCAGGGAGCGATCCCGGAGACTGTCGCAACCTACCCAAAAGACTCGCGGTATGAAGCCAACGAAGCGAACGCGCTGCTCTGGGTCTACGCCACGCTGGTAGAAAGCGCGCTGGTAGCTTATGAATGCGTGCTTCCGCCGCTCTCGCCAGGCGAGCGGGAGGCATACTACTCCGAGAGCAAGACCTTGGCCGCGCTCTTCGGTATTCCGTCGCATGTTCTGCCCGCGACCTGGCTGAACTTCGAGGCCTATAGCCGCGGCACGATTGAGTCCGCCGGGTTGGGAGTCAACGATCTCTCGCGCGAGATGGCGCACCGTGTTCTGCAAAGCAAAGGGACGTGGGTGCCTGTGCCAGGCTGGTACCGTGCGTTGACGACGGCATGGCTGCCGGAGCGGCTGCAGGAGGAATTCGGGCTGGCATTCTGCAGGCGAGAACGAGACGCGGCGGCTGGAGCGCGTCTCTGGCTGCCGCGTATCTACGGAAGACTGCCCGCGACGGTGCGATTTACCGGCCCATATCTCGAAGCGATGAGCCGGGTCAGCGGACGGGGAGTAGGTGCTCTGACCCGCACCAGCAATCGCTTCTGGATGGGGCAGCCGCGCATGATGTTCGCCGAACGCGGGCTCGGCGACGCCGTCGAATTGCCGCAGCCCTTACAATAG